In Halanaeroarchaeum sp. HSR-CO, one DNA window encodes the following:
- a CDS encoding DEAD/DEAH box helicase, translating into MSGTTGADAFASLGQPVRDALSERGFDRPTEPQRRAIPPIADGHDALVVAPTGTGKTETAMLPIFDALVESSPDGFGALYITPLRALNRDMRERLDWWADALDLDVDVRHGDTTDYQRQKQANDPPDVLVTTPETLQAMLTGSKLRTGLESVDHVVVDEVHELAASKRGAQLTIGLERLRELAGPFQRVGLSATVGDPKEVGKFLTGDRGCTIVEVDVTSKIDFRVLEPEIRAEDEDLASKLLTSATMASHVRTIRDIVEDNDSTLIFVNTRQTAEALGSRFNEIGANIGVHHGSLSKSARIEVEEQFKAGDLDALLCTSSMELGIDVGRIDHVVQYASPREVARLLQRVGRAGHRQDQVSKGTIVTGHPDDTMEALAIARRAYAGEVEDANIHHGSLDVVANQIVGLVMDEGTVSGRRAFEIVTRAYPFRDLAEETFKQVVREVNRNHVVWLDEEADRIQKSGGTWQYYYANLSMIPDEETYEVYDIARGQQIGTLDERFVVNFAEPGATFVQRGEMWRIAEIDEEKDRVEVSPIEDPSGEVPSWVGQEIPVPYEVAQEVGQMRSVAGPQIESGATAPAVGRDFATRYPADEATATAAIEGIENHVDAEAPVPTDADLVVESQGRSIVVNACFGHETNETLGRLLAALIGQRTGSSVGVDVDPYRIELEVPQGIRAPDVVDVLESTDPDHVGPLLELSLKRSDTLKFTLSQVAAKFGALKRWRGGDAISLDRVMAALEDTPMYDEAVREVFHENLDVGRASAVLERIQNGEITVERHGGRTPIGVSGRSSGKELLTPENADASVVNAVRERIKDDRVKLFCVHCRDWEQETKVRRVPEQPQCPHCESTRIAALSPWAGEVVTAVRADEKDDEQEHLTERAVRNASIVQSHGKKAVIALVARGVGPQNAARIINRHREDEDDFYRDILEREREYARTKAFW; encoded by the coding sequence ATGAGCGGGACGACGGGGGCCGACGCGTTCGCGTCTCTCGGACAGCCAGTCCGGGACGCCCTCTCCGAGCGGGGATTCGATCGCCCCACGGAGCCACAGCGTCGGGCCATCCCGCCGATCGCAGACGGCCACGACGCACTCGTTGTCGCCCCGACGGGGACCGGGAAGACGGAGACGGCGATGTTGCCGATCTTCGACGCACTCGTCGAATCCAGCCCCGACGGGTTCGGGGCACTCTACATTACCCCGCTGCGAGCGCTCAACCGCGACATGCGCGAACGCCTCGACTGGTGGGCCGACGCGCTCGACCTCGACGTCGACGTTCGCCACGGCGATACGACCGACTACCAGCGACAGAAGCAGGCCAACGATCCGCCCGACGTCCTCGTGACGACTCCCGAGACCCTCCAGGCGATGCTCACCGGATCGAAGCTCCGGACGGGGCTCGAATCGGTCGACCACGTCGTCGTCGACGAGGTGCACGAACTCGCCGCATCGAAGCGGGGGGCGCAGTTGACCATCGGCCTCGAGCGCCTCCGCGAACTCGCCGGACCGTTCCAGCGGGTCGGTCTCTCCGCGACCGTCGGTGACCCCAAAGAGGTCGGCAAGTTCCTCACGGGCGACCGTGGCTGCACCATCGTCGAGGTCGACGTGACGAGCAAGATCGACTTCCGCGTCCTGGAACCGGAGATCCGGGCCGAGGACGAAGATCTGGCGTCGAAGCTACTGACCTCGGCGACCATGGCGAGTCACGTCCGCACCATCCGGGACATCGTCGAGGACAACGACTCGACGCTGATCTTCGTCAACACGCGCCAGACCGCCGAAGCCCTGGGCTCGCGGTTCAACGAGATCGGGGCGAACATCGGCGTCCACCACGGGTCGCTCTCGAAGTCCGCCCGCATCGAGGTCGAAGAGCAGTTCAAAGCGGGCGACCTCGACGCGCTGCTGTGTACCTCCTCGATGGAACTCGGCATCGACGTCGGGCGGATCGACCACGTCGTACAGTACGCGAGTCCACGGGAGGTCGCCAGACTGCTCCAGCGCGTCGGCCGTGCCGGACACCGCCAGGACCAGGTCTCGAAGGGTACGATCGTCACCGGCCACCCCGACGACACGATGGAGGCGCTCGCCATCGCCCGGCGGGCCTACGCCGGCGAGGTCGAGGACGCGAACATCCACCACGGGAGTCTGGACGTCGTCGCGAACCAGATCGTCGGTCTCGTCATGGACGAGGGGACCGTCTCGGGGCGCCGAGCGTTCGAGATCGTCACCCGGGCGTACCCGTTCCGCGATCTTGCGGAGGAGACGTTCAAGCAGGTCGTCCGGGAGGTCAACCGGAATCACGTCGTGTGGCTGGACGAGGAGGCAGACCGCATCCAGAAGTCGGGGGGCACCTGGCAGTACTACTACGCCAACCTCTCGATGATCCCCGACGAGGAGACCTACGAGGTGTACGACATCGCACGGGGACAACAGATCGGGACCCTGGACGAACGCTTCGTGGTCAACTTCGCCGAACCGGGCGCGACCTTCGTCCAGCGCGGGGAGATGTGGCGCATCGCCGAGATCGACGAGGAGAAAGACCGCGTGGAGGTCTCGCCGATCGAGGACCCCTCGGGGGAGGTTCCCTCCTGGGTCGGCCAGGAGATACCGGTTCCGTACGAGGTCGCCCAGGAGGTCGGGCAGATGCGCTCGGTCGCCGGCCCCCAGATCGAATCCGGTGCAACTGCCCCCGCGGTGGGTCGGGATTTCGCCACCCGATATCCAGCCGACGAGGCGACGGCCACCGCGGCCATCGAAGGGATCGAGAACCACGTCGATGCCGAGGCGCCGGTGCCCACCGACGCGGACCTCGTCGTCGAGTCCCAGGGCCGGAGCATCGTCGTCAACGCCTGTTTCGGACACGAGACGAACGAGACGCTCGGCAGACTCCTGGCCGCCCTCATCGGCCAGCGCACGGGATCCTCGGTCGGCGTCGACGTCGACCCGTACCGAATCGAACTGGAGGTTCCACAGGGCATCCGCGCCCCGGACGTCGTCGACGTCCTCGAATCGACCGACCCCGACCACGTGGGACCGCTCCTCGAGTTGAGCCTCAAACGGTCGGATACGCTCAAGTTTACCCTCTCGCAGGTCGCCGCCAAGTTCGGCGCCCTCAAGCGCTGGCGTGGTGGCGATGCCATCTCCCTCGACCGCGTCATGGCCGCCCTCGAGGACACCCCGATGTACGACGAGGCCGTCCGAGAGGTATTCCACGAGAATCTCGACGTCGGGCGGGCGAGTGCGGTGCTCGAACGGATCCAGAATGGCGAGATAACCGTCGAACGACACGGCGGTCGGACGCCCATCGGCGTCTCCGGGCGGTCGAGCGGGAAAGAGTTGTTGACCCCCGAGAACGCCGACGCGAGCGTGGTCAACGCGGTCCGCGAGCGCATCAAGGACGACCGCGTGAAGCTCTTCTGTGTGCACTGTCGGGACTGGGAGCAGGAGACGAAGGTCCGTCGCGTCCCCGAGCAACCCCAGTGTCCGCACTGCGAATCGACCCGGATCGCCGCGCTCAGCCCGTGGGCCGGCGAGGTCGTCACCGCGGTCAGGGCCGACGAGAAGGACGACGAGCAAGAGCACCTGACCGAGCGGGCGGTCCGGAACGCAAGCATCGTCCAGAGTCACGGCAAGAAGGCGGTCATCGCCCTCGTCGCCCGTGGCGTCGGCCCCCAGAACGCCGCCCGCATCATCAATCGCCACCGCGAGGACGAGGACGACTTCTACCGCGACATCCTGGAACGCGAGCGCGAGTACGCCCGGACCAAGGCGTTCTGGTGA
- a CDS encoding CDC48 family AAA ATPase → MQDGRGRQARVLEAHPRDAGRGTVRLSRALMRDLGVLSGEIVRIDGRRSTVATVWPGRSDLDADAFRADGQIRANAGISVGEAARLSPATAERATEVVVSPTVAQSRDAAAIEPVVKRALLDRPVSTGERVKVEGLGDLGEFQVRETEPSGPVRVTESTSVVITEPEERTSSAPDSVGLTYEDIGGLDEELEQVRELVELPLSDPGVFHRLGIEPPKGILMHGPPGTGKTLIARAVANEADAHFENISGPEIVRKYKGESEERLREIFEEAEAQAPSIVFFDEIDAVAPKREDGGDMESRIVAQLLSLLDGLESRGEVVVIGATNRVDAIDPALRRPGRFDREVEVGVPNAVGRTEILQIHTRGTPLADDVDIERIAERAHGFVGADLRALVAEAAMYALRRGREAGTWDVEVTRRDFERALSGVEPSAMREYVAELPETSFDDIGGLDAAKASLREAVEWPLTHGDLFEAASTEPPTGVLLYGPPGTGKTMLARAIAHESGVNVIRVAGPEILDRYVGESERAVRSVFERARQAAPAIVFFDEIDAIAGARGGGSHEVSERVVSQLLTEMDSAADDPNLVVLAATNRKDALDPALLRPGRLEEHVEVPEPDREGRLEILRVHAREKPLAADVDLEAIAADLAGYTGADVAALVRRAAMRAIRDVAERREAAGDTDDQSVTIGMEHFREAMATVDAIAR, encoded by the coding sequence ATGCAAGACGGTCGCGGTCGCCAGGCACGCGTGCTGGAAGCTCATCCACGCGACGCTGGCCGGGGCACGGTTCGCCTCTCCAGGGCGTTGATGCGAGACCTCGGCGTGTTGAGCGGTGAGATCGTCCGGATCGACGGTCGGCGCTCGACGGTCGCGACGGTCTGGCCGGGTCGTTCCGACCTCGACGCGGACGCCTTCCGCGCGGACGGGCAGATCCGTGCCAACGCCGGGATCTCGGTCGGCGAGGCGGCGCGACTCTCGCCGGCGACCGCCGAACGAGCTACCGAAGTGGTGGTCTCGCCGACGGTCGCCCAGTCGAGAGATGCGGCCGCGATCGAACCGGTCGTGAAGCGGGCACTTCTGGACCGGCCCGTCTCTACCGGAGAGCGCGTGAAAGTCGAGGGTCTGGGCGACCTGGGCGAGTTCCAGGTCCGGGAGACCGAGCCGTCGGGACCCGTTCGGGTCACCGAATCCACATCGGTGGTCATCACCGAGCCCGAAGAGCGCACGTCGTCGGCACCCGACTCCGTCGGCCTCACCTACGAGGACATCGGGGGTCTCGACGAGGAACTCGAGCAGGTCCGGGAGCTGGTGGAACTGCCGCTCTCCGACCCGGGGGTCTTCCACCGGCTAGGGATCGAACCGCCGAAGGGCATCCTGATGCACGGCCCGCCGGGGACCGGCAAGACGCTCATCGCGCGGGCAGTGGCTAACGAGGCCGACGCCCACTTCGAGAATATCTCGGGCCCGGAGATCGTTCGAAAGTACAAGGGCGAGTCCGAAGAACGGCTCAGAGAGATATTCGAGGAGGCCGAAGCGCAGGCCCCGAGCATCGTCTTCTTCGACGAGATCGACGCGGTCGCACCGAAACGCGAGGACGGCGGGGACATGGAGAGTCGCATCGTCGCCCAGTTGCTCTCGCTGCTCGACGGTCTCGAGTCTCGTGGCGAGGTCGTCGTCATCGGCGCGACGAACCGTGTCGACGCCATCGATCCCGCGCTGCGCCGACCGGGACGATTCGACCGCGAGGTCGAGGTCGGCGTCCCAAATGCAGTGGGCCGTACGGAGATCCTCCAGATCCATACGCGCGGGACGCCGCTCGCCGACGACGTCGACATCGAACGGATCGCCGAGCGCGCCCACGGCTTCGTGGGGGCGGACCTCAGAGCGCTCGTCGCCGAGGCCGCCATGTACGCTCTCAGACGTGGTCGCGAGGCGGGGACGTGGGACGTGGAAGTGACGCGACGCGATTTCGAACGCGCGCTCTCCGGCGTCGAGCCATCGGCCATGCGCGAGTACGTCGCCGAACTACCGGAGACGTCCTTTGACGACATCGGTGGGCTCGACGCGGCGAAGGCGTCGCTCCGGGAGGCCGTCGAGTGGCCACTGACTCACGGCGACCTCTTCGAGGCCGCGTCCACGGAACCGCCTACCGGGGTCCTGCTCTATGGGCCGCCCGGCACCGGCAAGACGATGCTCGCTCGCGCCATCGCCCACGAAAGCGGCGTCAACGTCATCCGGGTCGCCGGTCCCGAGATCCTGGACCGCTACGTGGGGGAGTCCGAACGCGCCGTCAGATCGGTGTTCGAACGCGCTCGACAGGCAGCGCCGGCCATCGTCTTCTTCGACGAGATCGACGCCATCGCCGGGGCACGTGGGGGCGGAAGCCACGAGGTGAGCGAACGGGTGGTCTCACAGCTCCTCACCGAGATGGATTCGGCCGCGGATGACCCGAATCTCGTCGTCCTCGCTGCGACCAACCGCAAGGACGCACTCGATCCGGCCCTGCTCAGGCCCGGGCGACTCGAGGAACACGTCGAGGTGCCCGAACCCGACCGGGAGGGACGGCTCGAGATTCTCCGGGTGCACGCTCGCGAGAAGCCACTGGCAGCGGACGTCGACCTCGAGGCCATCGCCGCGGATCTCGCCGGCTATACGGGTGCGGACGTCGCGGCGCTCGTCCGTCGGGCCGCGATGCGTGCGATCAGGGACGTCGCCGAGCGGCGGGAAGCCGCCGGAGACACGGACGACCAGTCGGTCACGATCGGGATGGAGCACTTCCGCGAGGCGATGGCGACTGTCGACGCGATCGCCCGGTAG
- a CDS encoding DICT sensory domain-containing protein encodes MTSAHVDSLAAFLPPDWLEYELVVAHPGTEWLSTADVDTLFDSNTVDVSHLEVPDVDQETLFLFHNEEVVTASPTWKLIDAIAEVDTMIRTGSAESLESVALPSVLGELDEVPFAAAGPDDSSLKLLFTTISRHIEARAIEVGDGQLRAGFQRLSRLQLADEGHTRAVYDHLADTDVDVHVYGRPDWTPPASLGTTMHGGYTEDFLRNWFVVFRSADEGVSAAFLAHDHGRGAWRGHWTFQDDRVGQINRYLEEHL; translated from the coding sequence ATGACGAGCGCTCACGTCGATTCACTGGCGGCGTTCCTCCCACCGGACTGGCTCGAATACGAACTCGTCGTCGCGCATCCGGGAACCGAATGGCTCTCGACGGCGGACGTCGACACGCTGTTCGACAGCAATACAGTCGATGTCTCGCATCTCGAAGTCCCCGACGTTGACCAGGAGACGCTCTTTCTCTTCCATAACGAGGAGGTGGTCACCGCCTCGCCTACCTGGAAACTGATCGATGCCATCGCCGAGGTCGACACGATGATCCGGACTGGCTCGGCCGAATCACTCGAATCGGTCGCGTTGCCCTCGGTTCTCGGCGAACTGGACGAAGTTCCCTTCGCCGCCGCCGGACCGGACGACTCGTCGCTGAAGCTGTTGTTCACCACGATCAGCCGCCACATCGAGGCCAGAGCGATCGAAGTCGGTGACGGACAGTTGCGGGCGGGATTCCAGCGACTGTCCCGCCTCCAGCTGGCCGATGAAGGCCACACCCGCGCCGTCTACGATCATCTCGCGGACACCGACGTCGACGTCCACGTCTACGGCCGGCCGGACTGGACGCCGCCGGCGTCGCTGGGGACGACGATGCATGGTGGGTATACCGAGGACTTCCTTCGGAACTGGTTCGTCGTGTTCCGGTCGGCCGACGAGGGGGTGAGTGCTGCGTTTCTGGCCCACGACCATGGGCGGGGGGCCTGGCGTGGTCACTGGACGTTCCAGGACGATCGCGTCGGTCAGATCAACCGCTATCTCGAAGAGCATCTCTGA
- a CDS encoding small ribosomal subunit Rsm22 family protein — protein sequence MPVDRSAVRDAARYLRNVRPIDPDEIREYVEGRPDARVVRRILREEAGSLGLVEYPDGTFRPPEAGPIRPTFESVTEVPQQYVSVVEDLLLDRDGRHWATGESGAQLRETIRRFKADYYRQHPVEYDEDVALGYAIYHLPAYYATAQYVLWDLARDGRLDRSLRVLDVGAGVGGPALGLHDLIDPDGSEPALVEYHALEPSAAVTVLEPLLETTGQNFHWEIHRETAEAFDTEGPYDLVLFSNVLSELDDPVDVADEYLDSLSEDGTMVAIAPADRNTSLGLRSVERRLEAGGATVYAPMVRLWPDERPDVDIWSFDERPAVTPPSFQTRLAAEADRPEEFTHTSVKFSYSFLRRDGLRRFDVAADARPVTKLAETDRHVTDRLDVLVAKLSRDLSDDGHPLYTVSDGSERERHFAVLVNETALNRPLLEAAYGDLLSFERVLVLWNDDEGAYNLVVDEETIVDPV from the coding sequence ATGCCCGTTGATCGATCCGCCGTCCGCGACGCGGCCAGGTACCTTCGGAACGTCAGACCGATCGATCCCGACGAGATCCGCGAGTACGTCGAGGGTCGGCCGGATGCCCGGGTCGTCCGCAGAATCCTGCGCGAGGAGGCGGGCTCCCTGGGGTTGGTCGAGTATCCCGACGGGACGTTCCGGCCCCCCGAGGCGGGGCCGATCCGTCCCACGTTCGAGAGCGTGACCGAAGTACCCCAGCAGTACGTCTCGGTGGTCGAGGACCTGCTGCTCGACCGCGATGGCCGACACTGGGCAACCGGCGAATCGGGGGCGCAGCTCCGTGAGACGATCCGCCGATTCAAGGCCGATTACTACCGGCAGCATCCGGTCGAGTACGACGAGGACGTGGCCCTGGGGTATGCGATCTACCATCTCCCCGCCTACTACGCGACCGCACAGTACGTCCTCTGGGACCTTGCCCGGGATGGACGACTCGACCGATCGCTTCGCGTCCTCGACGTGGGCGCCGGCGTCGGCGGCCCGGCACTCGGCCTGCACGACCTGATCGACCCGGACGGCTCCGAACCAGCACTGGTCGAGTATCACGCTCTCGAACCGAGCGCGGCGGTCACCGTGCTGGAACCCCTTCTCGAGACGACCGGTCAGAACTTCCACTGGGAGATCCATCGGGAGACGGCGGAGGCCTTCGACACGGAGGGCCCCTACGACCTCGTGCTCTTCAGCAACGTCTTGAGCGAACTCGACGATCCGGTCGACGTCGCTGACGAATACCTCGACTCGCTGTCCGAGGATGGAACGATGGTCGCCATCGCACCCGCCGACCGCAACACGAGTCTCGGTCTCCGGTCTGTGGAGCGGCGCCTCGAAGCGGGGGGTGCGACGGTCTATGCCCCGATGGTCCGTCTCTGGCCGGACGAGCGCCCAGACGTCGATATCTGGTCGTTCGACGAACGCCCGGCCGTCACCCCGCCGTCGTTCCAGACCCGCCTCGCCGCCGAGGCGGACCGTCCCGAGGAGTTCACGCACACCTCGGTGAAGTTCTCGTACTCGTTTCTCCGGCGGGACGGCCTTCGCCGGTTCGACGTGGCTGCCGACGCGAGACCCGTCACGAAACTCGCCGAGACCGACCGCCACGTGACCGACCGACTCGACGTCCTCGTGGCGAAGCTCTCGCGGGACCTCTCGGACGACGGCCACCCGCTTTACACCGTCAGCGACGGGAGTGAACGCGAGCGCCACTTCGCGGTGCTGGTGAACGAGACGGCACTCAACCGGCCCCTTCTGGAGGCGGCGTATGGTGACCTGCTCTCCTTCGAACGGGTGCTCGTGCTCTGGAACGACGACGAGGGTGCCTACAACCTGGTCGTCGACGAGGAGACCATCGTCGACCCGGTGTGA
- a CDS encoding DUF5796 family protein, producing MSLRTEVPPDTLDISLAEEGIYVTYCDGRRAFYNGVPETVHGTLRTRPGKDVQVLVTNGDDTEGMLTYVNERKTEAEILESSGVGRVMLDKGETEELFPGVTVTLDGYAIEVEADPETAGGRVFVFEEDEMGERKFELLPEE from the coding sequence ATGAGTCTCCGTACGGAGGTCCCACCGGATACACTCGACATTTCGCTCGCCGAGGAGGGCATCTACGTGACCTACTGCGACGGTCGCCGGGCGTTCTACAACGGGGTCCCGGAGACGGTCCACGGGACGCTACGGACGCGGCCGGGCAAGGACGTCCAGGTACTCGTGACGAATGGCGACGACACTGAGGGGATGTTGACCTACGTCAACGAACGCAAGACCGAGGCCGAGATCCTCGAATCCAGTGGCGTCGGCCGCGTCATGTTGGACAAGGGGGAGACCGAGGAACTATTCCCGGGTGTGACGGTCACGCTCGACGGCTACGCAATCGAAGTCGAGGCAGACCCGGAGACGGCCGGTGGCCGGGTCTTCGTGTTCGAGGAGGACGAGATGGGCGAACGCAAGTTCGAACTGCTCCCCGAGGAGTAG
- the surE gene encoding 5'/3'-nucleotidase SurE has product MDSPTILLTNDDGIDSPGIRALADGLSDVGDVTVVAPADNRSAVGRATSSEARVQDHELGYALDGTPVDCVIAGIEALGPSPDIVVAGVNQGANLGMYVLGRSGTVSAAVEAAYFGVPAIATSLYLPGDRWKSEPDPEEYDEAVRATRYLVDQALDGDVFDQADYLNVNAPAPENGKTEMRITSPSSVYDMTANHDGETVTLQDNIWQLMEHDSFSDGEGTDRKAIMDGVISVSPLTAPHSTRRHDELDRLANSY; this is encoded by the coding sequence ATGGACTCGCCGACGATCCTCCTGACGAACGACGACGGTATCGACAGTCCGGGTATCCGGGCGCTCGCCGACGGACTGTCCGACGTCGGCGATGTGACTGTCGTCGCCCCCGCCGACAACAGGTCCGCCGTCGGGCGCGCCACGTCGAGCGAGGCGCGCGTACAGGACCACGAACTCGGGTACGCACTCGACGGCACCCCGGTGGACTGCGTCATCGCCGGTATCGAGGCGCTGGGCCCGTCGCCCGACATCGTCGTGGCCGGCGTCAACCAGGGTGCGAACCTCGGGATGTACGTCCTCGGCCGGTCGGGAACCGTGAGCGCAGCCGTCGAAGCCGCCTACTTCGGGGTGCCCGCCATCGCGACCTCGCTGTACCTGCCGGGTGACCGATGGAAGTCGGAACCCGACCCCGAGGAGTACGACGAGGCGGTGCGCGCGACCCGGTATCTCGTCGATCAGGCCCTCGACGGGGACGTCTTCGACCAGGCCGACTACCTCAACGTGAACGCGCCGGCCCCGGAGAACGGCAAGACGGAGATGCGAATCACGTCGCCGTCCAGCGTCTACGACATGACGGCCAACCACGACGGCGAGACGGTGACCCTCCAGGACAACATCTGGCAACTGATGGAACACGACTCCTTCTCCGATGGGGAGGGGACCGATAGAAAAGCGATCATGGACGGTGTCATCAGCGTCTCGCCGCTCACCGCTCCGCACTCGACACGGCGCCACGACGAACTCGACCGTCTGGCCAACTCGTACTGA
- a CDS encoding chorismate mutase, with amino-acid sequence MTETNDDQTSQQDRSLDELRQEIQDIDRDIVELIARRTYVADAIAEVKSERNLATTDEAQEQAVMDRAGENAKRFDVDSNLVKAIFRLLIELNKIEQRENR; translated from the coding sequence ATGACAGAGACAAACGACGACCAGACCTCACAGCAGGACCGCTCGCTCGACGAACTCCGCCAGGAGATCCAGGACATCGACCGCGACATCGTCGAGCTCATCGCCCGACGGACCTACGTCGCCGACGCCATCGCCGAGGTCAAATCCGAACGGAACCTGGCAACGACCGACGAGGCCCAGGAACAGGCCGTGATGGACCGGGCCGGCGAGAACGCGAAACGGTTCGACGTGGATTCGAACCTTGTCAAGGCCATCTTCCGGCTCCTCATCGAGTTGAACAAGATCGAACAGCGCGAGAATCGGTGA
- a CDS encoding shikimate kinase has translation MDGRAEAPAAGTVLNALATGTGSAFAIDEYVRASVSLGGSTIDGSVDGVPDADTRLIERSAELVIDEFGNEQGASVETDSAVPMASGLKSSSAAANAVVLATLDALGALEAVTREDAARIGVAAARDVGVTATGAFDDASASMLGGVTVTNNDQDALLVRDEVDWDVVVWTPPEQAFSADADVERCRHVAPMADLVAELALAGRYETAMTVNGFAFAAALDQPAAPMVEALPMADGVSLSGTGPSYVAVGDREKLAPVVDVWEDRPGTVIETTTQTNGAGPI, from the coding sequence ATGGACGGTCGTGCCGAAGCACCAGCGGCCGGAACGGTGCTCAATGCCCTCGCCACCGGCACCGGGTCCGCGTTCGCCATCGACGAGTACGTGCGCGCATCGGTCTCCCTCGGCGGGTCGACCATCGACGGGTCGGTCGACGGGGTTCCGGACGCCGACACGCGCCTCATCGAGCGAAGCGCCGAACTGGTCATCGACGAGTTCGGCAACGAGCAGGGAGCCAGCGTCGAGACCGACTCGGCTGTGCCGATGGCATCCGGCCTGAAGAGCTCCAGTGCCGCGGCGAACGCCGTGGTCCTGGCGACCCTCGACGCCCTCGGTGCCCTCGAGGCCGTGACCAGGGAGGACGCCGCCAGGATCGGGGTCGCGGCGGCACGAGACGTCGGCGTGACGGCAACCGGTGCCTTCGACGACGCGAGCGCGAGCATGCTGGGCGGCGTGACGGTGACGAACAACGACCAGGATGCCCTCCTGGTCCGCGACGAGGTGGACTGGGACGTGGTGGTGTGGACGCCCCCCGAGCAGGCGTTCAGTGCCGACGCGGACGTCGAGCGGTGTCGCCACGTTGCACCGATGGCCGACCTGGTGGCGGAACTGGCACTCGCCGGTCGATATGAGACGGCGATGACCGTCAACGGGTTCGCGTTCGCCGCCGCCCTGGACCAACCGGCAGCACCGATGGTCGAGGCGCTCCCGATGGCCGACGGCGTCTCCCTGTCCGGGACGGGGCCGAGTTACGTCGCCGTCGGGGACCGCGAAAAACTCGCGCCCGTCGTCGACGTCTGGGAGGACCGGCCGGGAACCGTCATCGAAACGACCACGCAGACGAACGGGGCAGGACCGATATGA
- a CDS encoding HAD family phosphatase encodes MVPAVVFDMDGVIVDTEQYWIEEEAEILAAALPEGHDVDPHDITGINVHEQYDMLTAEYDLLVDREEYFALFDSKAESVYARADLMPGFHDMLDALEERQVPLGVCTSSYPRWIDIVFESNDLEGRFDAVLSAADEPVPGKPEPDLYERIAAELDVDPSEMVVVEDSENGVAAAVASGAYTIAYAASAHDGIDHSPADEVVETPEQLRDRLLTLVDGEE; translated from the coding sequence ATGGTCCCAGCGGTCGTCTTCGACATGGACGGCGTCATCGTGGATACTGAGCAGTACTGGATCGAAGAGGAAGCGGAGATCCTCGCGGCGGCGCTCCCCGAGGGCCACGACGTGGACCCCCACGACATCACGGGCATCAACGTCCACGAGCAGTACGATATGCTCACGGCGGAGTACGACCTGCTCGTCGACCGCGAGGAATATTTCGCCCTGTTCGACTCGAAGGCGGAGTCCGTCTACGCCCGGGCGGACCTCATGCCAGGCTTTCACGACATGCTCGACGCGCTCGAGGAGCGCCAGGTCCCACTCGGCGTCTGCACCTCCTCGTACCCCCGGTGGATCGACATCGTCTTCGAGTCGAACGACCTCGAGGGTCGTTTCGACGCCGTCCTGAGCGCCGCGGACGAGCCAGTCCCCGGCAAACCCGAACCCGACCTCTACGAACGGATCGCCGCGGAACTCGACGTCGACCCGTCGGAGATGGTCGTCGTCGAGGACTCCGAAAACGGGGTGGCTGCCGCTGTGGCGTCCGGTGCGTACACTATCGCGTATGCTGCGAGTGCCCACGACGGAATCGACCACTCGCCGGCCGACGAGGTCGTGGAAACGCCCGAGCAACTGCGAGATCGGCTGCTGACCCTCGTCGACGGCGAGGAATAG
- a CDS encoding SDR family oxidoreductase, translating to MGDQRVAIVTAAGQGIGEACASRLADDGYTPVLLSKSGAAIDVAEDLGGVGFEGDVTDPDDLATLVEATVDRFGRVDAVVNNTGHPATGDLLEIDDEAWHAGLDLVLLNVVRLARLVTPVMREQDGGAFVNISTFSAFEPSADFPVSSVLRAGLGSFTKLFADRYAAAGIRMNAVLPGFVETYEVDEKTRESIPMNRPATREEIADVVGFLLSPAAGYVTGQNVRVDGGLTQSV from the coding sequence ATGGGAGACCAGCGTGTGGCGATCGTGACTGCCGCAGGACAGGGAATCGGTGAAGCGTGTGCGAGCCGTCTCGCCGACGACGGATACACACCGGTGTTGCTCTCGAAATCGGGGGCGGCGATCGACGTCGCCGAGGACCTCGGCGGTGTCGGGTTCGAGGGAGACGTCACCGATCCGGACGATCTCGCTACCCTCGTCGAGGCTACCGTCGACCGGTTCGGTCGGGTCGACGCGGTCGTCAACAATACTGGCCATCCGGCCACCGGCGATCTGCTCGAGATCGACGACGAGGCGTGGCACGCCGGCCTCGACCTCGTGCTGTTGAACGTGGTCCGCCTGGCGAGACTCGTCACGCCGGTCATGCGTGAACAGGATGGCGGCGCGTTCGTGAACATCTCGACGTTCTCCGCGTTCGAACCGAGCGCCGACTTCCCGGTCTCGTCGGTGCTCAGAGCCGGCCTGGGCAGTTTCACGAAGCTCTTTGCCGACCGGTATGCCGCGGCGGGGATCCGGATGAACGCCGTGCTCCCGGGGTTCGTGGAAACCTACGAGGTGGACGAGAAGACACGCGAATCGATACCGATGAACCGACCGGCGACTCGCGAAGAGATAGCGGACGTGGTCGGATTCCTCCTCTCGCCGGCCGCCGGCTACGTCACCGGACAGAACGTCCGGGTGGACGGCGGCCTCACGCAGTCGGTCTGA